A window from Triplophysa dalaica isolate WHDGS20190420 chromosome 3, ASM1584641v1, whole genome shotgun sequence encodes these proteins:
- the LOC130417703 gene encoding gastrula zinc finger protein XlCGF8.2DB-like, with translation MTDTDTCGTMNEHTEEQRDLIELEDPDKETLAIQLRLHTGKPYTCIHCGKGFTQKGNLEAHTRVHTGERPYACALCGKSFGHKSSFEKHMRIHTGERPYTCTECGKGFIQKSGLEYHLRLHTGERPHKCVECGKSFTSENSMRIHMRVHTGERPYTCVQCGKSFRQKGSFENHMRIHTGERPHKCIECGKSYTSRNSMKIHLRIHSGERPFPCVHCEKSFTHKGNLERHLRIHTGEQPYTCTECGMSFTCAYSMKIHMRVHTGERPYVCVYCGKSFGQKCSLENHMKTHTGERPHTCTECGKGYIQKHNLTMHMKSHTRKKGASAKNAKKDFQNSA, from the exons ATGACTGATACAGACACATGTGGAACGATGAATGAACATACTGAGGAACAAAGAG ACCTGATAGAACTTGAAGATCCTGACAAAGAAACACTTGCAATTCAGTTGAGACTTCACACCGGAAAGCCATACACATGTATTCATTGTGGAAAGGGTTTTACACAGAAGGGAAATCTTGAAGCACACACGAGAGTTCACACCGGAGAGCGTCCATACGCATGTGCTctgtgtggaaagagttttggacacaaaagcagttttgagaaacacatgagaattcacactggtgAGCGGCCATACACATGCACCGAGTGTGGAAAGGGCTTCATACAGAAAAGCGGCCTGGAGTACCACTTGAGacttcacactggagagcggccACACAAATGTGttgagtgtggaaagagtttcacaagcGAAAATAGTATGAGGATccacatgagagttcacaccggagagcgtccatacacatgtgttcagtgtggaaagagtttcagacaGAAAGGCAGTTTTGAGaatcacatgagaattcacactggagagcggccACACAAATGTATcgagtgtggaaagagttacaCAAGCAGAAATAGTATGAAGATCCACTTGAGAATTCACTCTGGAGAGCGTCCATTCCCGTGTGTTCActgtgaaaagagtttcacacatAAAGGCAATCTTGAGAGACActtgagaattcacactggagagcagCCATATACATGTACAGAGTGTGGAATGAGTTTCACATGTGCATATAGTATGAAGATccacatgagagttcacactgggGAGCGGCCATACGTGTGTGTTTACTGTGGAAAGAGCTTCGGACAGAAATGCAGTCTTGAGAATCACATGAaaactcacactggagagcggccacacacatgcacagagtGTGGAAAGGGttacatacaaaaacacaatttgacGATGCACATGAAAAGTCACACTAGGAAAAAGGGCGCAAGTGCAAAGAATGCAAAGAAAGACTTCCAGAATTCAGCTTGA
- the LOC130416611 gene encoding uncharacterized protein LOC130416611: MRLFILMILSVFKGNVDADVLTPFFTEKHVLTEENVTLSCNYTGYVNNFQWYRQYPRSKPEFLILHTELSGQSEFGLYAAADKEVKRMDLSIFSTQVTHSVYYCALKPTQTHCEANVNPIRPDNSSVFITEGHNITLSCKYDGSAISLHWYRQTSGSTPEFLVLIRESDKHITKSTPPQAHMSIRLHDKHVYLEISSVKVTDSAL; this comes from the exons ATGCGGCTCTTTATCCTGATgattctttctgtttttaaag GGAATGTTGATGCAGATGTGTTGACGCCCTTCTTCACAGAGAAACATGTTTTGACAGAAGAAAACGTGACTCTGTCCTGCAACTACACTGGCTATGTCAATAATTTCCAGTGGTACCGTCAGTATCCCAGATCCAAACCTGAGTTTCTCATTCTTCACACTGAGCTCAGTGGTCAGTCAGAGTTTGGTCTGTATGCCGCAGCTGATAAAGAAGTCAAACGTATGGATCTGAGCATCTTCTCCACACAAGTGACACATTCAGTGTATTACTGTGCCCTgaaacccacacaaacacact GTGAAGCTAATGTGAATCCCATCAGACCAGACAACTCATCTGTGTTTATAACTGAAGGACACAACATCACTCTGTCCTGTAAATATGATGGATCAGCTATCAGTCTTCACTGGTACCGGCAGACGTCTGGATCAACACCAGAGTTTCTAGTGCTTATTAGGGAGTCCGATAAACATATCACCAAATCTACTCCACCTCAAGCACATATGAGCATCAGACTTCATGATAAACACGTATATCTGGAGATCTCCTCTGTTAAAGTCAcagactctgctct GTGA
- the LOC130418256 gene encoding T cell receptor alpha variable 20 — protein MSIISFVLIFTFSYCEANVNPIRPDNSSVFITEGHNITLSCKYDGSAISLHWYRQTSGSTPEFLVLIIEFSQTVIPATPPQAHMSIRLHDKQVYLEISSVKVTDSALYYCALQPTVTQNTTTLYKNHIYS, from the exons ATGTCGATCAtctcttttgttttaatatttacctTCAGCTACT GTGAAGCTAATGTGAATCCCATCAGACCAGACAACTCATCTGTGTTTATAACTGAAGGACACAACATCACTCTGTCCTGTAAATATGATGGATCAGCTATCAGTCTTCACTGGTACCGGCAGACGTCTGGATCAACACCAGAGTTTCTAGTGCTTATTATTGAGTTTTCTCAAACTGTTATACCTGCCACTCCACCTCAAGCACATATGAGCATCAGACTTCATGATAAACAAGTGTATCTGGAGATCTCCTCTGTTAAAGTCAcagactctgctctgtattactgcgccctgcagcccacagtgacacaaaacacaacaacactatACAAAAACCACATCTACTCTTGA
- the LOC130416595 gene encoding uncharacterized protein LOC130416595 translates to MPLFILMILSVFKGNVDADVLTPFFTEKHVLTEENVTLSCNYTGYVNNFQWYRQYPRSKPEFLILHTELSGQSEFGLYAAADKEVKRMDLSIFSTQVTHSVYYCALKHTQTHCEANENPIRPDNSSVSITEGHNITLSCKYDGSPYSLHWYRQTSGSTPEFLVLIVESTQTVIPATPPQAHMSIRLHDKQVYLEISSVKVTDSALR, encoded by the exons ATGCCGCTCTTTATCCTGATgattctttctgtttttaaag GGAATGTTGATGCAGATGTGTTGACGCCCTTCTTCACAGAGAAACATGTTTTGACAGAAGAAAACGTGACTCTGTCCTGCAACTACACTGGCTATGTCAATAATTTCCAGTGGTACCGTCAGTATCCCAGATCCAAACCTGAGTTTCTCATTCTTCACACTGAGCTCAGTGGTCAGTCAGAGTTTGGTCTGTATGCCGCAGCTGATAAAGAAGTCAAACGTATGGATCTGAGCATCTTCTCTACACAAGTGACACATTCAGTGTATTACTGtgccctgaaacacacacaaacacact GTGAAGCTAATGAGAATCCTATCAGACCAGACAACTCATCTGTGTCTATAACTGAAGGACACAACATCACTCTGTCCTGTAAATATGATGGATCACCTTACAGTCTTCACTGGTACCGGCAGACGTCTGGATCAACACCAGAGTTTCTAGTGCTTATTGTTGAGTCTACTCAAACTGTTATACCTGCCACTCCACCTCAAGCACATATGAGCATCAGACTTCATGATAAACAAGTGTATCTGGAGATCTCCTCTGTTAAAGTCAcagactctgctct GAGGTAG